The Lates calcarifer isolate ASB-BC8 unplaced genomic scaffold, TLL_Latcal_v3 _unitig_175_quiver_1177, whole genome shotgun sequence genomic sequence ACCGAACTACATGGGTAAAAGTGAGCTGTGAAAACTTTTAAGACATTATAAACTAAGGGAACTGAATTCATGTTGTAGTGTCCTGGAACAGTCGAAAATGTAAGTGCAGAGGTTTTCAccacaacaaaaatgtcattgtaaaGAAAATccacataaatgtgtgtgttttttttaattcatatgTTCATATTTAAAACATTGGATCTTGTCAGAAATTCCAGTCAATGCCAATATCAATCAAaacagttagggttaggatcGGTAAAAATTCCATTCCATTTTAAACCcttagaaatgtgttttattcatgattgttggtgtttgtgtcaGACTGCAGGAGCTGATCAAGCTGCGAAACCTGGAGAACAAACACGAGCCGATGAAGAGTCTGCTGCTGGACATTGACTTCAGGTTAGTTTGTCTCATTTGTATTCAACTGTACAGGTGCTCTGATTCAGTGGTGTATACACATAGACGGGCTCGAGACTCATTATCGTTAGCAAGACATCAGATAGTCCACATCACTCAGAAATAGCCCTGGAACATCACAGAGTGTTGAGGTGACAGAGCTCCAGGTGGTTTGACCACGTCTGGTTCTGCGGTGGTCTCAGGAAGCGTATGGCGGGGTACAGCGGCTCGGTGAACTGGTGATGAGCCCTGTCGAACACCGGTGTCATGGCGGCTGAGAACTTCTGCAGGACATCCATGGTGTCTGCGTCGTAAAACATCAGCTGACCCTTGTCATAATTGACCCACACTCCCACCTTTCCCAGCGGCGTTTGCCCGACGCCCTGGCACGCCACATGCCGGTCGTTGTGCCAAGCAGACAGATTCCTGTTCCGGAGCTCCACGCACCACGAGTTCCGGTTTCGGCCCAGTTTGGCACACTTGTCCCGACCCTTCCTCTGCAGGCTGGTGGTGGCTACGCCCACAGCCCAGGCGGAGCAGCAGCGTACGTCGACCTCCCAGTAACTCTGACCTGCTGTGATGGGGGACGAACCCAGAGCACAGCAGACCTGATCAAACTGAAGAGGATGCTCAGGACCTGAGCAGCCAGAGCCTGAGAAGGACATGCCCCGCCCCCCTGTGGTCACAGTGATCTGGCCATGGCACGTCTGCCTGTCAATCACCACCGGGGATgaatctgaaataaaaacagaacccACAGTCTTCCATGACATTGTGTTCTGGCCATGCATCACTTGTCATAGGaattcacttttttaaaatttaaaaacagatcGTGACAACACATGCTATTAAATGATCAGGGTGTACAACCGCACATACAGTTTGTGGTCTAGTTCTCAAATATGATTCATGTGTTGATGCTGTTCTCAGCACCGATCAATGAGACCGCAAACACTTGTCATTTAGTCACTGCCCTGTTACTGttatatgaaaataattatgGCGCAACTCTTAGTCCTACAGGCAGACCATTAAATTAGCAAATAAAGAAAGACgaccccacccaccccaaaaAACCAGAAACTGCTGTTTGACTCAGCCAGTCGCAGATATCCAATATATTCATCCAACTGGCCAGCTCAGATACAATAGAATACACCTACTGTGTCCATAAAGAATAATAGTTAGAAAGGTTTCCTACTGCAGACAAATATCAGATTTTAAATGatatcaaatataaaacacCTTCTTCCTGGTGTTCATATCAGTTAACAACACGCTAAAGCTAAATCTTCAGTAGTAGTTATTGATGACATTTACACTTGAACACTGGCACATTACTCTCACCACACCACACTACAGCACCCTGCTGCCCTACACCAGCTGACGTAGAAATAATCGCCTCAGCACCTAACAGCAGAGTCTTCCTCTGCAGCTGGGCTTTCAGGTTTCTGGAGATGGAGGATAATGTTTTAAGAAGCTTCTCAAATCTCTCCTCATTCAGTCGGATTTCCTTCTCAGAGGCGTCTGGCTTCTTAGGACTGGAGGAGGGATCAGAGAAAAGTGaagacagaaagtgagagaggcTGAGGGCAGAGATGTCTACAGCAGAGCTCTACAGGAGATACAGCAGAAAACCTTTCATCTTATGGTGCAGTGTTTTACCTCAGACTCTCAGACCGACCCTTGAgaggagacacaaacagaaatactgatTAAAACTGCAGGAAAATCCCTTCAGTTACCATGATTTTAAACTGTGCTGTTGAGAGACCTGAGTCAGACCTTTccatcttcctctgctgccGAGCTCTCGCTCAGTGCCTTCTGGATCCTGTTGATGCTCTTGATGACCTGGTCTTGGTGCTGTTTCCAGTTCTTAAGAACCTGGTCCAGTCTGGTCCTGGTCCGTCTCAGGTCCAGCTCCAGAGAGTCCAAGACGGCATGCTCGTCCAGCTTCAGGACGGCCCGCACGATCTCAAAGCGCTCACGAACCTGCTGCTTCATCATCTCTGTTCTCCTCTACAGGGACGAACATAAAAAGGTCATCAGTGTATTTACAGTCGTTGGTGTTGGTGTGGTGTTTTAAGTATCGGCAGTGTCTGGATCCATACTTACAGAGAGATCTGTGTTGCGCTTTTTCAGAGACTGAATGTGGGCTTCAGTCTTGGATCTCTCTGCCTGCAGCTCCTCCAAATGTCTGGACAGCTGCTCCTGTAGAGAGCAGAGATACAGCAAACTGAGAATGAATTCACGCCAAAGCAGACTGGTCGCACcagtcagccacaacattaaaacgGCTGAcggatgaagtgaataacacaaATTATCTCGTTACCATGACACTGGGATATATTAGACAGCAGAACTGTCAGTTCTTGAAGTTGGTGTGTTGGGAAAAAATGTGCACTCTGGCAATAGGGCAAGCCGATGGAGGCAGTGACAGAGCATCCATGCTCTGGCAGTAGTATTCCCTGATGGCAGTGGCCTCTTTCACCAGGACAACGCAACCTTGTCACAATgaaaacttctttttttccaactttacaaagctcctccagagccacagaaaacaaTACACAACAGTTTCCACAGGCTGAGCGTTTTTGAAatgaatgtgtaaaattggtggactGCCCCTTTAGATATCTGGCCACTGACTTAACTGTTTCAAAGGATGGCATAGAAAGATGTCCAGCAAAAGCCAAAGACAGAATTTCATAGCTCCTCTCATTTGCCCCAGCTATTTCCTCACATCCTCACATGAAATTCTTCGAGCATGAAGTCATTTCTGACGTCGGGTCCGTGCAGATGAGACCTGTGAAAGTATTCCAGCCCGTGTCCCTCACCACACTCATGTTTACCTGAGAGGGTTTTGCAGCTTTGGCCTGCTTCCTCTGTAGCTTTGGTGAACGTGGGAACGGCTGAACAACCCTGTCAGAGTTGGAGTCCAGGGGAGTGAAGCTCAGTCCGTCCTGCAGTACACTGTGGGCTCCTGCAGAGTGTGCTGCAAGACCACTCTGCACTGACTGAGCCATTGTTGACTTTCCATTACCAACAGAAAATGGCCCTTTTTCTGCCATTTCTAGGGATTggacaacacaacaaacacaggtgAAACCTCTAGAGGagatattttcttattttgctTTGCCTGTGTTTGCACAGTAAACCAGTTTCTCAGGTTTTTGgaaaacctgtttgtgtttatgagTTCATGCCAGCCTTTTTGCAAAAACCCTGTCCAGAACATGGCCTCATTTCTCTGCAGATTTACACAGAAAAAGTATAAAAGCAGATACACTCACTTTCACTACTGCCTGTGTGTTTAGCATTTAAATTCTGCACATTTTgcatatgtacattttttcagcagtcacatattttgtcatttactgtGGAATAAACCTTTAGGTCGCTACATGCTGTAGTATTATATCCATCATGCACAGTCACATTTAGACTCCATTCTATTCTCaacattattaaataatgtttttagcTGTTCTTACCTGAGATCAGCTCGTACGTCtctcctgcctgtctgtgtctgtaaagaATGTGCTAGGTAGATGTGCAGAGAGGGTGTGTTCCTGTGTTACAAGCTTCAGCCTGCAGGTCCCACTCAGACACCTTATCGTTACCAGGATACACACCTCAggatctgctgtgtgtttgctgactgTGTGCGTGTTCAGTAGATAAGTTTAGACTTGCTCTTGTTTTTCAGCCTGCAGTTAGTCTACAGGAAAGACCGCCTGTTGCATTAGAAAGATGACTACTTAATACTGAACAGCGATCGTGTTCTGTTTCAGATATGCACAGTTCTACAGCCAGGATGAGTTCTGTCACTACAACATGTTCAACCATCACTTCTTTGGTGGAGAGGTAGGAGTTAAAACACAGGTTTATACTATCAGAGTTTCCATGTTTCCAGTCCTGCATAATAAAACTTTGTCTCTTGTCAGGCCTCCAGTGCAGTCATGCAGGCCTTCCTCAGAGAGTGTGACGGGGAGAAGGTGGTGATGGTGGCTGACCCTCCATTCGGCGGTCTGGTGAAGCCTCTAGCCAACAGTTTCTCTCTGATCTCACAGACATGGAGGAAACTGCAGAGCTCTGGTGTGTGTCATTGTGGAGTCATATTTTCACTCTGCGTTATATTCAGTTCTGTTTGGGTCACATCTTTGTTGTTGGACAAGAGAGCAATTTATCCCAGGTTTGGAGGGTATTTTTACAGACTTTCCAAACCTATAATACAAGCGCAAAATACACTTCTAATGTTAGCAGATTTGGCTAACTAGTAGTAATCTTAAgtgctaaagttgaaggcaacATTTCAGTCCTGAGATCCTTGACCAGGAGATTTAACCACCATTCACACCTTAAGACATGCGACCCTAACAACTCACGTGATGTCAGGGTGGGACAACGAGCCACTAAcaagtcacacctgggctcatgtgaccctaacgactcgTATAAAGACAGGGAAGGTTAACGACTCTCTGGGACGACCTCCTAGAAGCTAAATACCTGGGgctccccaaccagttttcagaactgaggaagcctttcggatgagaggtgaaacgtttTCAAGtaacctaaaagaagtccacttgccttcaacttcagcactaAAAACTGTTTACCtctctttgacatttttattttattatttcaaaaatCAGTGCAAGCTCTGAACACTAAATCTGCCACTGTTGACCTCTGTTAACTTGACAGCTTGATATAGGCTTAGCAACATTAACAGTACACTTAAAATCCATTACAGTAAACCACTGAGAGGGTCAAGACTGTTTCTACAGAGCTGTTTCTTACATAGTGCTTCACACTATGTCTACATCACATCTGAGTTTAGTGTACACAAATGATTCAGCTGTTTTTTAGTCTATGATAAATGATACTGGACTCAAATCCAGTGTCTCCACTAacgcgcatgtgtgtgtttgtgtgtgcagagagcAGTAACGTTGACATGCCCATGATGTGGATCTTCCCATATTTCTTTGAGCCTCGCATCCTGGAGTGCCTTTCTTCATTCACCATGCTGGACTACCAGGTATACCTGCAGTACATCAGCTTTGTCTAATGATTGGTACAGATGATTAGAAGATTGATTTAACCAGCTCCAGGTTTACCCTCAGGAGGCATGTAGTCTCTCCTCGGGattttatattaataaacatttgCAGTATTTCCATTAAAATAACCATACACTCAGTAGCTGATTCTTAGGGATGCCAAATATAAATGGTGTGGTGGATTCCCTCATTGATTTTATATATACGTCATTGTTTACTGTAGAAGGTTACACTACCCCTATGCTAGGTTTTGTCTCTGTGGACTATAAACAATAAAGTCAATATTTGGTTTCGATTTGAACCAGGTGGACTACGACAACCATCCTCTGTATAAACACGGGAAGACAGGCAGGAAGCAGTCTCCTGTCAGACTGTTCACTAACATCTGCCCCAGAGATGTTGTCCTGCCCAAAGACGAGGGTTACAGGTATCAACACACTCAGTCTGCTAGCTCTAACTAGAGCCTGGCTGAAATATCCATGGATGTAACATTATCACAGATAAACCAATGTATATGTCATGTATAAGTAGCTAGAAATGTCAACATCCATACAACAGCATAATTTCAAGGTTTGATACCCAGCCTTAAAGGtgttatatgtaagtttttttaaagttagcattaacagctgcttactTCAATTTAGAAGAaatgagttcagcatcaaacttcattccctTACTCTCCAAGaactgtctccagtggtggaaaacaacagcagtggtaacttttattttgcttctatttctttcactttccctctactgaagttagcatgctaaccagctagctccagcCCCTATTGTCTTGTAATATCACCTAGCCATAGTGAGTCACTCTCCTTGTCttataaacacaatgatggctaaagctcttggtaagttaacagctgttaatgctaacacaaGCTATGtggtgatagcaaaaacttacatatagcaaCTTTAAAGACTGTGCAGTTCATATAGTTTTTATATTAGAGTTGTGTTAAAGTCATGTATCTTCCCCTCCACCTTGCAGATTTTGCTCTGTATGTCAGAGATACGTATGGTCTCTCAACAAGCACTGTGCTAAATGCAACGTTTGTCCATCCAAGGTATAAAACCACATCTTTACATACATTATACGTTGCTTACTTGAACAAAGTTAATTACATGGACACATACAGTGGGCTTCAACTTTCCTTTGTGTCTTCAGGATGGCCGTGAATGGAAGCACTGCTCAACCTGTGAGAAATGCGTGAAACCATGTATGTAAATTTATTCATAATCACATCAGATACAGTCAGATGCACATTGATACATGGTTACCACATGTCAAGACCTTTAGTGTTTGTCttgtattaatgtgtgtatttatttacatttttttttacctctaaGCATGGAAACACTGCCAGACCTGTGGTCGCTGTGCCCTCCCAGACCACCCATGTGGCCAGGGCAAAGGAAAAGAGGGCTGCTTCAACTGCGGCAGCCTGCAGCACAAACGCAAAGCCTGCCCtcttaaagacacacacaggagcaggTGAGTTACAGAACAGTTCGGGGTTAAACTTTCTCTGTCCTTTACTCTCCAAAATACATTCAATATTTGCATGTCTTAACCTGTTCCTctgtccatgtgtctgtgttttgtcctgCTAGGCATCGCTCCAATGCCAAGAGTGGAGGAAAAAACCTGTCCCAGCATCCACTCTACAAACCTAAAGCTAAGAGGAAGTCTGGAGCAGCTCGCAGAGCAAAGAAGATGGCTGCTCAGGCTGTGTGACCTCACTATTCATGCAGTGTCTTgtcagagtttttctttttttaatttaaactcaTATGGCTGTTATAGCAGCGTTAACAAGTGTTGTACTAGAATTAAAAGGTAATAATAAAAGAGAGTTTGCAGTATTCTTATTGTCTCTAAACTTCCTCCTAATTTCTATGCATACATGCTTGgattaaagtaaaatataacataaaacatgaattaaagCTGGATTAATTGATGTTTGGCCACCtgggaacagcagcagcagctgttttcagtgaaatctTTGATAATCCTACCacacactacctgcccagcattaaacagcagacaaagttagcaagtAGCTGGTGAAAACAGTGGAGCTTTTGGTGGCTAAAGAACCATTTTTCTTAAACCTAAACAGTTCATGTTCATAACCATTAGGTCTCTGTTTATCATGGTGTTATACCATATGTTTCTCTTCACATACAAACTCCAgtgttgtactgtgtgtatgtgagtccACAGTCTGTGAAGGCTTAAGTAAATTTGTTGAGTCTCTAATTAAGTAAGTATGGTCTATAATTATCTAAATACAGTTTTGGTGATCTTAGTATTTCATCTAGCTATGTTCAGTCTGTAGGCTGGTTCGACAGCTTTTTCCTCCACTTGGTTTTCTTAACTTATTTTCCAGCTTGTTTTTAAACCGTCTTTGATTTTGACATACTGAAACCTGACCTGACCGCGGGTCCAAGTGAGTTCAGCTCTGGCCACTTGATGGCAGTATTGGCATGGTTTCCTCTCCATTATCTCATAATGTTTGGAGACAGgagttgttgctgtttttagtGGTTATTGTCTCCCTGGAAGCCGTGTGTACAGGGCAGTGCAGGTTGTGTTGATATTACAACAATTATGTCCAAGTGCACCAGACATTCATTTCCTCTAAGTGTGACAACCCCATAGTGCGCGtccacacacatagacacacacgcacacacactatGATATCTTCCAGTGGAGCAGTTGGTGTCTTATAAAGTAGATAGATAGGTATACAGTACATCCAGCCAGAATCATGTGCTGTATATGTTTATGGTGATGATGGTTAAAAGACAAATTCATCctgagtaacacacacacacacacacacacacacacacacactgctttcagTGATGTTTACCCAGTCTGAGCAGTGAAGGCAACCAGACACAGGAACACTTCCCCTTCTCTGAGGATATATACAGTGACTGATTTAcacttttactttgatttaaGGGGAGACTGGTGAGTAAGAccatgtctctttttctttggttGTATTTTTAGGCAAAACACTGTATTAGTGCTCTCCACCCCCTGTAGTGggaactgaaatcattatacAATTATGTATGCAGCTAGagttttagattagattagaaacTTTGCATAAATTGCTAATTGCTACATGCTGTCTCTATAAAGCTGGAAAACCTTCCAGCTCTTCTCTCAAACAAAATGACAAGCTCTGTTCATATTGGGAAGTTTGGTGCTCTGGTTTCTTAGTGAAGAGTAGCACAGTTAGTCAAatagctagctgtttccccctgctcccagtctttatgctaagctaagttaatcATTCTTAGGCTCCCACTCTTACTCCAAGTGTGTTTACACCCATATTGAACATTTTTAGCCCCTGGGGAACTATGTATACAAATGCTACAGTTTCTGCAGTTAAAGAGCAACTTGCAGGTTAGAGACCACAGTGAATCAGTGTGTGGGGAAATGATGTAGAGactagatttttaaaaaatatatatactcaTATACACACTACACTGACTTCTGGAGCCATTTTTGTGCGAATTTTCCTTCTGCATCGATGCAAACGATGAACCGGAAATGACGCAACATAGGGGAGCTCGGCCAAGTTAGAGTGagtttaacattaataaaatatggGTTTTGAAACTTAAGagattaaaaacatatattCGTATGCATATGAACGACCACAATTGTATAATTACGAGTCTGCTCAGCGTCCAGGAGACCAGGGACAGACCAGAGTCAGGAGAAATAACGGCCAcaggagagagactgagctGTGATGCGAGGAGTAGAGGACTGGGCAGGTGTTAACGGTGAGTGAACTGCGTTAGCTAACGGCAGCTAACAGTGGCTAACGCTGCCTTCACATCTCAACACTATAAAGTTTATTATCACATATCAGGATATAACAAAACTAGTACTAACTGTCTGCTACTGGCAGCAGTATTGATAGTTACCTGTTAAAGACACTGTTTAGTGACTATTCGCTTCTATCAGTTATGTCTCGTACTGCATAATATAACTCCTCACAACGTTTATGGTGATGTACcgctgcagagagagggaggctgaCTGACACTTCACACTTGCTTCATGTTGTTGAAATCATGATGCTGACTAACATTAGAAAACAGGAgtctgctcatgttttcattgaaCTGCTCCAGCTCACATGGTTCTGGGCTGGGAACATAATCCTCCTGTCTGAAATGACTGTGTTTATAGTCACAGATGCAGCAGTGAAGTCTCCTCAcctgcacaaaacacacctaAGCACAAAAGCTAGCGCTGTCTCTTTTCCTGGCAGGGTAATAGTGGACTGTATGTCCTGACAGGCTGGACTTTATGCAGCCTGTATCATACACAATAAATACTTTATAAAGTGATAATACTGTTTACCTGATGTTTTTTCAGGGtgttctgctgccccctggtggccaAAAATTATACCAATACAGCTTTAACAACAGTAATGTAACACTACCAGTAGggaaactggagaaaaaaaaaaaaaaacaagaaatcaggaaggaaacaaaagcaggaaaTTCAGGCAGAAAGGGGCAAGAGGCCAACAGAGTGTATAAAAGAAGCTGAGCACTGATGTGTGATTCAAATGCTAAGCAGGCAGAGAAAGATCCGTATCTGTCAGCCCTCCTCCCTATGAAATGGAAATGAGGACTGAAAGAtggaaaacaagagaaaaaaattctAATTAGATATAAGATAAAATGTGGAAGAATGGAGCTTATTTTTCTCCGCTCCAATGAATTTTATATTCACACATCAAAACAGTCGACCAAAGTGGAAGGGTACAATGCAGGTATaggaaatggaaagagaaagagcagggCAGGAGTTCATAcagatgaaaagagacagaagaggactcacccatacacacactgaaaatttCATCCCTTCTTTTACAGCTGCATTAATGTTCTCTAAagtaatgtaatgaaatgacATCCTATGTTGATTCTGATAATGAGGTCAAATTAAGAGTTTTTCAAAGACACAGGTTAACACGGCTTCAACATTTAAATTACAAACCATACGCCCGctgatacacacatacacaagtaaCATCCACAACAACTTGAGACCATATATTCGCTCTCTAAGCTACTCTTTTAAACTCATTCAAAAGCTGCTAAAGGCGTCATTATGCATCAAACACAATGTTAGCGGGTATGAAATAGACGCTGATCCACACACCCACCTTGGCGACTGGTCAAGTCTGCAGAGGTGTTCAGGTGTAGGCAGGGTTTGAACCTTAACTCACACTTTAACTGCCAttacttgtttttgtgtgcaagAGTGCAAAAATATGAATGACAGATCTGACCAAGCTTGATACAGACTGTTCCTAGGTCACAAAAGAGAGCATGGAAACTTTCCAGTAAGTTCTCTGGTCAAAGGTACTGAGGAATCAGCTGGGGAACAAtatttgtttactgttgtgGAAGCCTCAAatcatacatttaaaatcaaatctgcTGCTAACATGTTTTATAGCATCAAATGTTTAAGATGGTACAACTTCAAAAGGCAAGTACTGAAAATGAATAGCCACCATGTCTTTGATTAATCCACCCAGcatcctccagcagcagcattcTGTACCAGTGCAGGACATGGTGATCCCTGGATGTAGCAACAAGAACAGTAAGGCCGCTTTCATACCTCTCAAACCAGGccccacacacattcatccgTGCCCTCAAACCTCTGTCATATTGTAATTGTGGACGGCAAATGGACTTTACACGTATCTCTCAAATTTTGAATCATCGCAGTCTATGGCTGCGCTGACTGTGCAAATCTCTTTGTTGATGTTTGGCTTGTTGGTCTTTGCCCTGACCCAATCCCTTCATTTTCCACTTCCTCTGCATGTTTATAGAGACCAGGAAGAACAAGGATTTGCATGTGATGATATTGACTCATGTTATCTTGCACCAGAATGAAGTTCTTAAAAGCTCTTAAATTGGGGAATGGAGTCCATGCATTATCCATGtatgatttttaaaagaatGCATAATGTGCATCATTAAATGCTATTAGTCAAAAACACTGGGGACCTCTGACAAAGACCTCTTATTTGAGCCGTGCTTATTTATGAATACAAATGTTTTCAAGTAGCGCTTGTTAAAATAATTCACTTTTAAAGTAGGCTGTTCAGAATTTTTATCATTAGAAAAATACATGTGATTTCATGGATTCTTGTTTTCCCTCGGAGGGTCTGTTGCACAGTCCAGAtagtgttttctctcatttgtttgtATGAAGTGTCTGATAGCTGTTTTTGGGAGTGATT encodes the following:
- the LOC108890437 gene encoding rRNA N6-adenosine-methyltransferase ZCCHC4; protein product: MDVAEAYDDSFGIEVILPEGGKTAPCCPHGPTLLFEKVSKGGEEGRRFYACSACRDRKDCSFFQWEDDKVSEARLLAREAENRSKRPPFSQQEYCTRFRKFASLSLDEKKFCQDCQLLLLPRERDAHSSHRCAAVTASQLRRPSVLLRPLDNKKSNAQYLFTDRSSHFLLDTLAGLGYTKVLCVGTPRLQELIKLRNLENKHEPMKSLLLDIDFRYAQFYSQDEFCHYNMFNHHFFGGEASSAVMQAFLRECDGEKVVMVADPPFGGLVKPLANSFSLISQTWRKLQSSESSNVDMPMMWIFPYFFEPRILECLSSFTMLDYQVDYDNHPLYKHGKTGRKQSPVRLFTNICPRDVVLPKDEGYRFCSVCQRYVWSLNKHCAKCNVCPSKDGREWKHCSTCEKCVKPSWKHCQTCGRCALPDHPCGQGKGKEGCFNCGSLQHKRKACPLKDTHRSRHRSNAKSGGKNLSQHPLYKPKAKRKSGAARRAKKMAAQAV
- the LOC108890438 gene encoding nuclear factor 7, ovary — translated: MAEKGPFSVGNGKSTMAQSVQSGLAAHSAGAHSVLQDGLSFTPLDSNSDRVVQPFPRSPKLQRKQAKAAKPSQEQLSRHLEELQAERSKTEAHIQSLKKRNTDLSRRTEMMKQQVRERFEIVRAVLKLDEHAVLDSLELDLRRTRTRLDQVLKNWKQHQDQVIKSINRIQKALSESSAAEEDGKGRSESLSPKKPDASEKEIRLNEERFEKLLKTLSSISRNLKAQLQRKTLLLDSSPVVIDRQTCHGQITVTTGGRGMSFSGSGCSGPEHPLQFDQVCCALGSSPITAGQSYWEVDVRCCSAWAVGVATTSLQRKGRDKCAKLGRNRNSWCVELRNRNLSAWHNDRHVACQGVGQTPLGKVGVWVNYDKGQLMFYDADTMDVLQKFSAAMTPVFDRAHHQFTEPLYPAIRFLRPPQNQTWSNHLELCHLNTL